A single window of Sparus aurata chromosome 22, fSpaAur1.1, whole genome shotgun sequence DNA harbors:
- the LOC115574327 gene encoding uncharacterized protein LOC115574327 isoform X2, whose amino-acid sequence MHFHSSTITTVDNIPDPLRGKWYFLLYPWELQQTGNMKPKSFSSMLFDRNSAAAETLNIRASNYQRHVDSRDQQESLHHSGPDDSRQTENCHREIHFAFLPERYEPLVDDEAKAEKKKRKKEQYKKVKKFELGMLVKRFAPPGSV is encoded by the exons ATGCACTTCCACTCAAGCACAATAACCACTGTTGACAACATACCTGACCCTCTGAGGGGAAAGTGGTACTTTTTGTTATATCCTTGGGAGCTGCAGCAAACGGGCAACATGAAGCCTAAATCTTTCTCATCAATGCTGTTTGACAGAaattcagcagcagctgagacTCTGAACATACGAGCGTCTAACTACCAGCGGCATGTGGACAGCAGGGATCAGCAGGAGAGTCTGCATCACTCCGGACCCGACGACAGCAGACAAACTGAGAACTGCCACAGAGAAATCCATTTTGCGTTTCTGCCAGAGAGGTACGAGCCGCTGGTGGATGATGAGGcaaaagcagagaagaagaaaaggaagaaggagcAGTACAAGAAAGTAAAGAAG TTTGAATTGGG aATGTTGGTAAAGCGCTTCGCGCCACCTGGAAGTGTCTAA
- the LOC115574327 gene encoding uncharacterized protein C1orf115-like isoform X1: MHFHSSTITTVDNIPDPLRGKWYFLLYPWELQQTGNMKPKSFSSMLFDRNSAAAETLNIRASNYQRHVDSRDQQESLHHSGPDDSRQTENCHREIHFAFLPERYEPLVDDEAKAEKKKRKKEQYKKVKKNVGKALRATWKCLMLGLYNFALGYSTPITVAATFVPDFHTGRNTS, translated from the exons ATGCACTTCCACTCAAGCACAATAACCACTGTTGACAACATACCTGACCCTCTGAGGGGAAAGTGGTACTTTTTGTTATATCCTTGGGAGCTGCAGCAAACGGGCAACATGAAGCCTAAATCTTTCTCATCAATGCTGTTTGACAGAaattcagcagcagctgagacTCTGAACATACGAGCGTCTAACTACCAGCGGCATGTGGACAGCAGGGATCAGCAGGAGAGTCTGCATCACTCCGGACCCGACGACAGCAGACAAACTGAGAACTGCCACAGAGAAATCCATTTTGCGTTTCTGCCAGAGAGGTACGAGCCGCTGGTGGATGATGAGGcaaaagcagagaagaagaaaaggaagaaggagcAGTACAAGAAAGTAAAGAAG aATGTTGGTAAAGCGCTTCGCGCCACCTGGAAGTGTCTAATGCTCGGTCTGTACAACTTTGCCCTCGGCTACTCGACTCCGATCACAGTGGCTGCGACCTTCGTCCCCGACTTTCACACGGGCAGAAACACGTCCTAA
- the tmem18 gene encoding transmembrane protein 18 produces the protein MTEQKAENITSIPIDGFSNLRITSIWTFLMSVQWSEPWLIGLLVFHAVCLCLTVVTCRYYRAQILHFLLMVILVYTAEYLNELAAMNWKSFSNFQYFDSKGMFISLVYSIPLLLNTVIIVMVWVYRTFSTMTELKTLQLKRKARREKREKND, from the exons ATGACGGAACAGAAAGCCGAGAATATTACCTCTATCCCCATCGATGGGTTCAGCAATTTAAGAATTACGTCGATATGGACGTTTCTCATGTCT GTGCAGTGGTCGGAGCCTTGGCTCATCGGGCTGTTGGTGTTTCATGccgtatgtttgtgtttgactgtgGTGACCTGCAGGTATTACAGAGCTCAGATACTTCACTTCCTGCTCATGG TTATCCTGGTGTACACTGCTGAATATCTAAATGAGCTGGCAGCCATGAACTGGAA GTCCTTTTCCAATTTCCAATACTTTGATTCCAAGGGCATGTTCATATCTTTGGTCTACTCTATTCCTCTTCTGCTGAATACCGTCATCATTGTG ATGGTGTGGGTGTACAGGACCTTTTCAACCATGACTGAGCTGAAGACACTTCAGCTCAAGCGAAAGGCGcgcagagagaagagggagaagaatgACTGA